Part of the Desulfovibrio desulfuricans genome, GAGCTGGGCCGGGGTGATGTTCAGGCCGAGGGGCCGCGAAAACAGGTGGTAGTCTGTGGGCACAATGGTGAAGAGGTTGCGGTAGGATTCCATGTTAACATCGGAAAGCATGACGTTGTTCAGGAACATTTCTCCGCTCTCGGGCGCATACAACCCGGCCAGCACCTTCATGAAGGTGGACTTTCCCGATCCGTTGCCACCGCGAATGAACACCAGTTCGCCTTTGCGCAGCTCAAAGCTGTCTACAGCAATGCCAAAAAGCCGCATGCCGTTGCGGTCATGGTAGTCAAAACGCACATCGCGCAGAGCGATGGAGTCAAAATCCGGCACAGTGGGGTCGGCCTGCTGCCAGCGCGCCTTGACCCCCGCGTTTTCAAATGGCTCCGTCACGGCGTCTATCTGCGATTCCACGGCTGCAAGTTCCTGCAGGCTCATTTCTACCTTTGCCATCATGGGAACCGAGGTGATAAGGCTGATGAGCGGGCTCAGGCTGAACATACACAGTACCAGCAGCGAGGAAGTTTCCGACGTTTCGAGGTTCAGAACCTTGGGCATGATAAAAAGTATCAGCCCAAGAATCAGCAGATTGAACATGGCAAAAAATGATATGCCAAGGGCGTGCCTGTGCTCTGTGGCATCGCGGGCTTCTGATGCCACAGAAAGGTCAGGGATGATCTGCTCGCCAAACAGCGCCGTTGTCCTTGGCTTGTGCATCTTGAGTTGCAGCAGCCCGGCGTAAAGGTCGCGCAGCCCCGCGCAGAAGCGCTGGTCGGCCTGCATGGCTGGCCCCATGTGGGCATGCACCTTGTTGATAAGGTGCAGAAAAATCCAGAACCCCATAGCAAGAAAAAGAAAAACGCCCAGCGTACCGGGAATGGAGACCGTTGCCATCTTGGCAAACGAGAGCACAACCATCACCGTATTGGCCGAGGCCGCAACCAGCATTCGGGCCGCTTCAACCACCATTTCGCGCCCGTCCAGCAGGGCGGACTGAATACGGTTTTTATCCAGCTTTTCATATTCCAGCAGAGAAACGCCGCGCAGCTTGGCGGCAATGCGCATGCGCCATTCCATGATGCCGCGCAGGGCAATCTGCGCCGAGCGCCCTGTGATGTAGCGGAAGAGAAAATAAAAGGAGGCGAGGCTCACCAGAAAAGCAAGAAAGGTGCTGAATTCCAGCCCGTCTTCAGAAAGCTGCTGCAAGCCCTGAAGCACCGAAAATACGGCAAGCCCCTGCATGATGCCTGAGCCGAGGCACGCGGCGGCAATTTTTTTGCCTTCCTCGCCGGCCTGTTCCCACAGAAGTTTCAGAAAAAGAGATTCTTTCAGTTGCAGCATGTGGTTCTGTGGCCCCGGTGTTCAGGTGCGCCGCGCATTACAGCATGCCCGGCGGTCTTGTATGCGCCCCTTTGCAGTGCAGGGGGCCTGGTAAATCAAGCGTCAACGCTGCCGCAGCGGCAGCCACGGCCTTTGCCAAGGCCTGAAAGTTATGCTCTGTCAGCCAATTTGGGCATAAGCGCGGCTGGGTACGGCGAGCGTAATAGCCAACACTTCCGTAAGGGCCAGTTGCCCGGCCCATACGGAAGGCTCCGATTCCCGAAACCGCCAGAGGTCGCCGATATTAGGCCGCGCTGGTGTCCGCTTCTTTGGCGGGGGCTTCAGCGGCGGCTTCGTCCTTGGTTTCTTTTTTCATCTTGTTCTTGATCTTGCCGACCAATGTTTTGCCTTCCTCAACCTTTTCCTTGAAGTAGGTCTTGGCTTCTTCGGCATTGAAATCAATCAGGTTGCCGCCCTTTCTGAAATGGCGGTCAAAAACCCAGCCAAGGGCATAGGTACTGGCGCCGCCCATAATGCTGATGGTGGCCGCGCCCGCGGTGAAGCCAATGACCGGAATGCTTTTCAGCAGCGAGGCGGCCAGGGGCACGCTTGCCGTGGTCAGAAAACCGCCGCAGAGCGAAGAAACGATGGATTTGACGCGTTCTTTTTTGAATTCAACGCCGTGAGCCTCGGCCAGTGCGTGGATAAGCTCAATCTGGAGGGCGGAGAGACCCAGAAAATCTACAAGGGGCACCGGCACAAAGCCAATGCCGATAGCGCCGTATACGCGCTTGCG contains:
- a CDS encoding ATP-binding cassette domain-containing protein, coding for MLQLKESLFLKLLWEQAGEEGKKIAAACLGSGIMQGLAVFSVLQGLQQLSEDGLEFSTFLAFLVSLASFYFLFRYITGRSAQIALRGIMEWRMRIAAKLRGVSLLEYEKLDKNRIQSALLDGREMVVEAARMLVAASANTVMVVLSFAKMATVSIPGTLGVFLFLAMGFWIFLHLINKVHAHMGPAMQADQRFCAGLRDLYAGLLQLKMHKPRTTALFGEQIIPDLSVASEARDATEHRHALGISFFAMFNLLILGLILFIMPKVLNLETSETSSLLVLCMFSLSPLISLITSVPMMAKVEMSLQELAAVESQIDAVTEPFENAGVKARWQQADPTVPDFDSIALRDVRFDYHDRNGMRLFGIAVDSFELRKGELVFIRGGNGSGKSTFMKVLAGLYAPESGEMFLNNVMLSDVNMESYRNLFTIVPTDYHLFSRPLGLNITPAQLTDVLRTLHMETKVSLLEDGTFSTLDLSAGQRKRLALACALLEKRHIYLFDEVAADFDPVFRRYFYEELLPDIIRQGGTILAISHDDRYFHVADRVLTMREGGFVEEPSGEGAQA
- a CDS encoding YcjF family protein, with the protein product MTKDTLENKVDGVEDQMACQAETAAEAETCERACPSEEVVDAIIRKRVYGAIGIGFVPVPLVDFLGLSALQIELIHALAEAHGVEFKKERVKSIVSSLCGGFLTTASVPLAASLLKSIPVIGFTAGAATISIMGGASTYALGWVFDRHFRKGGNLIDFNAEEAKTYFKEKVEEGKTLVGKIKNKMKKETKDEAAAEAPAKEADTSAA